A window of Dehalococcoidia bacterium genomic DNA:
TACGTCCGGTCAATCCTGGACCGCCTCCGGGTCATTCTCGGTGCAGATGCGGCCTGTGTGCTCTGGGGGCCGGATGAGGACAAGCTCACCTTCTACGCGACTGCCGGACTTGATGTCCAGGCCGAAGGCCTGAGGGTCCCGGTGGATGACAGCGTCGCCGGTCGGGTCATCAGGTCACGCGCGCCGGTGAATATCGACGACCTATCGGCCGTGGGGGAGGCTCGTCCCGCTCTCCGGGACCGCTACGCTTCGGCGTTAGGCGTGCCTCTCATCCTTGGCGGGACTGTCGCCGGTGTACTCGGCCTGGTAGCAGCGCGCAAGGGCGCTTTCGACGAACGCACTGTCTCACTCCTCCGGGGCGTCAGCACCTTCCTCGCCGCCCTGGTGAGCCACGACCGCACACTCGCCGAATTGGCAAGGCTGGCGAGCGCGCTGGACGCCGCGAACAGCCTGGAAGCCACCGCGTTGACGGCGCGCGAGTACCTGAACGCTCTGCTGCAGCGGATTGTCGAGGTTGTCAAAGGGGACGCCGCTGCCGCGTTCTGGGCCGACTCAGGAGGTGAATGGCTCACGCTCTATGCATCGGTCGGCCTTGACGCACCCGACGGCTTCAAGCTGCCCTTCAACGTGGGAATTACCGGCCGCGTTGCTGCCGGGCTGAAAGCCATGCGCGTCCCGGACACGGCTCTCGTAGAGACGGCCGATCCCGAGCTGGCGGAGACGTTCCGATCGGTGATTGCCTGCCCACTTGTCCTCGAGGGCAGGGCTGCTGGTGTCGTGGCCATCGGCGCCAGGGAAGTTGACTTCTTCAGCGACTCCGACCTCGAGCTTCTTGCCAGCTTTTCGGGGCGGTTTGCCCTGATGATGGACCGCGAACGCGTCAAGGCGGAGGCCAAGGAGTTGAGCGCGCACCTTCTCGCCGCGGAAGAAAACGTCCGCCAGTCCCTGGCGTTCGACCTGCACGACCGCGTGGCCCAGAGCGCGGCCGCTTCCTTGATGTTCCTTGAGGCGTTGAGCGCGCGGTTCCGGCCACGTGGAAAGGAGGCTCGCCAGCTCCTCGACTCGGCGCGCGCGCAAGCAGAGGTCACGGCTCGCGAGACCCGGGCGCTCATCAACGAACTGCGAAGTCCCGAGTCGAGCGGCCGTTTCTTCCAGGAGTCGCTCGTGAATGCGGTCAGCTGGCTCGCCGAGGCTACCAACG
This region includes:
- a CDS encoding GAF domain-containing protein yields the protein MMHEVLGAVLELDGADLEVRTYVRSILDRLRVILGADAACVLWGPDEDKLTFYATAGLDVQAEGLRVPVDDSVAGRVIRSRAPVNIDDLSAVGEARPALRDRYASALGVPLILGGTVAGVLGLVAARKGAFDERTVSLLRGVSTFLAALVSHDRTLAELARLASALDAANSLEATALTAREYLNALLQRIVEVVKGDAAAAFWADSGGEWLTLYASVGLDAPDGFKLPFNVGITGRVAAGLKAMRVPDTALVETADPELAETFRSVIACPLVLEGRAAGVVAIGAREVDFFSDSDLELLASFSGRFALMMDRERVKAEAKELSAHLLAAEENVRQSLAFDLHDRVAQSAAASLMFLEALSARFRPRGKEARQLLDSARAQAEVTARETRALINELRSPESSGRFFQESLVNAVSWLAEATNVQLDVAVDLSGGAADDQVLVQALRIAQEAVNNAVKYSGAPFVRVEVRSDADACYVRVEDEGRGFEISDVSESRKGIGLASMRARCAVVGGRLTLDSAPGKGTRVIARLPLRAA